In one Nicotiana sylvestris chromosome 8, ASM39365v2, whole genome shotgun sequence genomic region, the following are encoded:
- the LOC104226891 gene encoding uncharacterized protein has product MANHSKNPSSPPKKITPTLPTTPSTTPISKKVRVKMVEMRGMREIGGSGSRGAAEGLVQLGKDAQEPISFERETLADLVRNVSDSYNPKRKRSLGVKVPGTARANKKRKAASSIPIETSPTRGRATRSQKKQSKAELEKALEESKKKASAKGKKKVVEPVKAVEIDEMDLVLWDKEETEEMKVVTPKAKIVKTSTKKSVSKTKSAKPSTFAKRTRSALKSNQVKIVENEEWSGA; this is encoded by the coding sequence ATGGCTAACCACTCTAAGAATCCCTCATCGCCACCCAAGAAAATCACACCCACACTACCTACTACACCTTCAACCACTCCCATCTCTAAGAAAGTAAGGGTAAAGATGGTGGAGATGCGGGGTATGAGAGAAATAGGGGGAAGTGGGTCTAGAGGAgctgctgaggggttggttcaaTTAGGGAAGGATGCTCAAGAACCTATTTCTTTTGAGCGGGAAACCCTCGCAGACCTAGTGAGAAATGTATCTGACAGTTACAATCCTAAAAGAAAAAGGAGTTTAGGAGTGAAAGTCCCAGGTACTGCCAgggcaaataagaaaagaaaggctGCTTCGTCAATCCCTATAGAGACTTCTCCTACAAGAGGAAGAGCTACAAGGAGTCAGAAAAAGCAAAGTAAGGCTGAGCTGGAAAAAgccttagaagaaagtaagaagAAAGCTTCTGCTAAGGGAAAGAAGAAGGTGGTTGAGCCTGTTAAGGCAGTTGAAATTGATGAGATGGACCTGGTCCTTTGGGATAAAGAAGAGACAGAAGAAATGAAGGTTGTGACTCCAAAGGCTAAGATAGTCAAGACTTCCACAAAGAAGTCTGTTTCAAAAACAAAGTCTGCTAAGCCATCTACTTTTGCTAAAAGAACCAGGTCTGCATTGAAATCAAATCAAGTGAAAATAGTGGAGaatgaagaatggagtggagCATAA